From Bacteroidota bacterium, the proteins below share one genomic window:
- a CDS encoding agmatine deiminase family protein produces the protein MIQQQFDHSYPPVTQSAWEKLLAFIPLLEQAAPVGQWKEGSELIAGVYVMPDVNYEPIIHEFIRTAYASGVITQVDWMNWPEQTELLQIGDETLLQQLGLNLLRDLLTAILRQDRFVDGWLLAKLTDGTVLRILRALRYNVLHPLITDRETTRIYFADRLQRDFPELFLRLIHLLDAFGISYTLLPAAEDIWCRDYMPVQVKSDKFVRFRYTTDQSALIPESIRSKTVSSDLRLDGGNIVKGPDRVALTDRVFDDNDDRPRQRIVEELQELFETRSIIVVPQLPYEEFGHIDGMLRFLDANTVLVSDFKQAGYPNNFLSEFDQSLTRAGLKQVKFPYQEIRRKNHEGVDSAAGCYINYLQVGQQVVFPVFEAFPTENAAARSILEAYFNIQPLECTQLANEGGVLNCVSWNIYAD, from the coding sequence ATGATACAGCAACAATTTGATCATAGCTATCCGCCCGTAACGCAATCCGCCTGGGAAAAACTTCTGGCCTTTATTCCGCTATTGGAACAAGCCGCACCCGTTGGGCAGTGGAAGGAAGGGAGTGAATTGATCGCGGGTGTTTATGTGATGCCCGATGTAAACTATGAGCCGATCATCCATGAGTTCATCAGGACGGCCTATGCTTCGGGTGTGATCACGCAGGTCGACTGGATGAACTGGCCGGAGCAGACGGAATTGTTGCAAATCGGAGATGAAACATTGCTGCAGCAGTTGGGGCTGAACCTGCTGCGCGACTTATTGACGGCGATCCTGCGGCAAGACCGCTTCGTCGATGGCTGGCTGTTGGCGAAGCTGACGGATGGGACCGTGCTGCGCATCCTTCGGGCTTTGCGGTATAATGTCCTCCATCCCCTGATCACGGATCGGGAGACCACCCGGATCTATTTCGCTGACCGGTTGCAACGGGATTTTCCCGAGCTATTCCTCAGGTTGATCCATCTTCTGGATGCCTTCGGCATATCCTATACGCTACTTCCGGCTGCGGAAGACATCTGGTGCCGTGATTACATGCCGGTACAGGTGAAGTCGGATAAGTTCGTCCGGTTCCGGTACACCACGGATCAGTCTGCTTTGATCCCGGAATCCATTAGGTCCAAGACAGTATCCTCCGATCTCCGCCTGGATGGAGGGAACATCGTCAAAGGTCCCGACCGGGTCGCCCTGACCGACCGTGTGTTTGATGATAATGATGACCGGCCTCGGCAACGGATCGTGGAAGAACTGCAGGAACTCTTCGAGACCCGCAGCATAATCGTCGTACCGCAACTGCCGTACGAGGAATTCGGTCACATCGACGGCATGCTGCGCTTCCTGGACGCGAACACCGTGTTGGTCAGCGATTTCAAGCAGGCCGGTTACCCGAATAACTTTTTATCAGAGTTCGACCAAAGCCTGACTCGGGCCGGCTTGAAGCAGGTGAAATTTCCCTATCAGGAAATTCGCCGGAAGAATCACGAAGGTGTCGACTCCGCAGCCGGCTGTTATATCAATTATCTACAGGTCGGCCAACAGGTGGTGTTTCCGGTATTCGAAGCATTCCCGACCGAGAATGCCGCTGCCCGATCCATCCTCGAAGCCTATTTCAACATCCAACCACTGGAATGTACACAGCTTGCGAATGAAGGTGGGGTGTTGAATTGTGTGAGTTGGAATATTTATGCTGATTGA
- a CDS encoding MFS transporter, with amino-acid sequence MKYHSPFNIAVLAAGLGFFVDAFDLFLFNVYRIPSLKELGLSGVELTRAGEKLLSIQMAGMMLGGILTGMIADRRGRVTALFGSIVLYSLANIANAWVQDVDSYALVRFLAGVGLAGELGAGVTLVGESMSIERRGYGTILVATLGALGAVTAGLAGDFLPWRQAFLVAGMAGFLLLFLRVSAMETQLFRSSRELVKKRGSFTLLFSNRRRAMKYLACILMGVPIWYSVGLLITLTPELAQEHGISGIKLSTCFILFQVGIAAGDLSSGILSQWLRTRKRVLLGYMGFGVLATMHHYLRIYQSAGIETTSFLMGLGCGYLSVFVTSTSEQFGTNLRVTVTATVTNFMRGAVTLLIPLHQSLERGFGLSLTEGLILTGLIVWALALASAVWLPETYGRSLEFEEQ; translated from the coding sequence TTGAAATACCACTCTCCCTTCAACATCGCCGTCCTCGCCGCCGGTCTGGGTTTTTTTGTGGACGCATTCGACCTGTTCTTGTTTAACGTGTACCGCATTCCTTCGCTGAAGGAACTTGGACTCAGCGGAGTTGAACTGACGCGCGCGGGCGAGAAGCTGCTGTCGATCCAGATGGCGGGGATGATGCTGGGCGGCATCCTCACGGGCATGATCGCCGACCGGCGCGGGCGGGTCACCGCGCTCTTCGGATCCATCGTGCTGTACTCGCTGGCCAACATCGCCAACGCCTGGGTGCAGGATGTGGACAGCTACGCGCTGGTGCGGTTCCTCGCGGGCGTCGGACTCGCGGGTGAACTCGGCGCAGGTGTGACGCTCGTTGGCGAGAGCATGAGTATAGAACGTCGCGGATACGGAACCATTCTTGTTGCTACCCTGGGCGCGCTGGGTGCCGTAACAGCCGGCCTCGCCGGCGACTTCCTTCCCTGGCGGCAGGCGTTTCTCGTCGCGGGCATGGCGGGTTTCCTGCTGCTCTTCCTCCGCGTGAGCGCGATGGAGACGCAACTGTTCCGCAGTTCACGCGAGCTGGTGAAAAAGCGCGGCTCGTTCACACTGTTGTTTTCGAATCGTCGTCGCGCAATGAAATACCTGGCCTGCATCCTTATGGGCGTGCCGATCTGGTACAGTGTCGGACTGCTGATCACACTCACGCCCGAGCTGGCGCAGGAGCACGGCATTTCCGGAATAAAGCTGAGCACCTGTTTCATCCTCTTTCAGGTGGGCATCGCGGCAGGAGACCTCAGCAGCGGGATCCTCAGCCAGTGGCTGCGGACACGCAAACGGGTCCTGCTCGGCTATATGGGCTTCGGCGTACTGGCGACCATGCACCACTACCTGCGCATCTACCAAAGCGCAGGCATCGAAACGACGAGCTTCCTGATGGGACTCGGCTGCGGCTACTTATCGGTCTTCGTCACCAGCACCTCGGAACAATTCGGCACCAACCTCCGCGTGACCGTGACGGCCACCGTCACCAACTTCATGCGCGGCGCGGTTACGCTCCTGATCCCCTTGCACCAGTCGCTCGAACGCGGCTTTGGACTGTCACTCACCGAAGGGCTCATCCTGACGGGCCTGATCGTCTGGGCGCTGGCGCTGGCTTCGGCGGTTTGGTTGCCGGAGACGTATGGGCGGTCGTTGGAGTTTGAGGAGCAGTAG
- a CDS encoding aminotransferase class V-fold PLP-dependent enzyme yields the protein MQDARIYLDYNATCPVDPRVLERMLPYFNEKFGNASSRTHAFGWEADEAVKLARRSVAGLLGCEPGELVFTSGATEAINLGIKGAAAAYQSKGRHFITCTTEHRAVLDVFEHLERDGAEVTRLPVQPDGRLDPELLRSVLRNDTVLVAIMLANNETGVLQPIRELAELTHERGALFFCDTTQAIGKLQVAVNELGIDLCTVSAHKCYGPKGVGALFVRRKNPRVTLVPQLDGGGHEHGLRSGTLNVPGIVGLGAAAELVVRELWDDNQRISLLRSRLEQELITRCGAKMNGNTRHRLPNTTNLCFPGLRASELISACPQLAISTGSACSSALPEPSHVLRAMGLSEADAYASVRFSLGRMTTEEEVLRAVGMIASSCQ from the coding sequence ATGCAAGACGCCCGGATCTACCTTGATTACAATGCCACCTGCCCGGTTGATCCCCGTGTCCTGGAACGGATGCTCCCCTATTTCAACGAGAAATTCGGCAACGCATCCAGCCGCACCCATGCCTTTGGCTGGGAAGCCGACGAAGCGGTAAAACTTGCCCGCAGGTCGGTCGCGGGCTTGCTGGGATGCGAGCCCGGTGAACTTGTTTTCACCTCGGGCGCAACCGAAGCGATCAACCTCGGCATAAAGGGAGCAGCAGCGGCTTATCAATCCAAAGGTCGGCACTTCATCACCTGTACCACCGAGCACCGGGCGGTACTCGACGTCTTCGAACATCTCGAGCGGGATGGAGCCGAGGTCACCCGTCTGCCGGTACAGCCGGACGGACGACTGGATCCGGAACTGCTCCGTTCCGTACTGCGCAACGATACGGTCCTGGTCGCGATCATGCTGGCGAACAACGAGACCGGCGTCCTTCAGCCCATTCGGGAACTGGCGGAACTTACCCACGAACGCGGCGCGCTCTTCTTCTGTGATACCACGCAGGCCATTGGCAAACTTCAGGTAGCGGTGAACGAACTCGGCATTGACCTGTGTACCGTATCGGCGCATAAGTGCTACGGACCGAAAGGCGTCGGGGCGTTGTTTGTCCGAAGAAAAAATCCGCGCGTAACCCTCGTGCCGCAACTGGACGGAGGCGGACATGAGCACGGATTGCGCAGCGGCACGCTGAATGTTCCCGGAATCGTGGGGCTGGGTGCCGCGGCGGAGTTGGTCGTACGGGAACTGTGGGATGACAACCAACGCATCTCGCTCCTGCGATCGCGTCTGGAACAGGAACTGATCACGCGCTGCGGCGCGAAGATGAACGGCAACACCCGGCATCGCCTGCCCAACACGACCAACCTCTGCTTTCCCGGCCTCCGCGCCTCCGAACTGATCAGCGCCTGTCCGCAACTCGCCATCTCGACCGGCAGTGCCTGCTCCTCCGCCCTGCCCGAACCCTCACACGTCCTCCGCGCGATGGGACTGTCAGAAGCCGATGCCTACGCCTCGGTGCGCTTCTCGCTGGGCCGCATGACGACGGAAGAGGAGGTACTGCGAGCGGTGGGGATGATCGCTTCTTCGTGTCAGTAG